CGGAACAATTGAGTATGGAGACTAAAAACAGCTCACGCTTCATACTAAATTATTCACAGTTCATACTTCATCGCTTTTTCTTCACCAGCCCTGAGTAAGATAGAAATACTCAACACCCGTGAGCGATAACAACTCAAGGTCAAGTTAGGAATTGAGGCAACATGGCGGAAATATCTGCAAAACTCGTCCAAGAGCTACGCCAAAAAACTGGTGCAGGCATGATGGACTGCAAAAAAGCGCTGAAAGAAAATGACGGCGACATCGAAAAAGCTATAGAATGGCTACGACAAAAGGGGATTGCTTCGGCAGGTAAAAAAAGCGATCGCATTGCGGCAGAAGGTCTAGTAGACACCTACATTCAACCGGGTGGTCGAGTGGGTGTGCTAATAGAAGTTAACTGCCAAACCGATTTTGTTGCCCGTAACGAAGCTTTTAAAGCTCTAGTTAAGAATCTAGCCCAGCAAGCCACTACGGCTGATAGTGTTGAGTCTTTGTTGGCTCAACCCTATATTGAAGAAACAAGCGTAACTGTAGACCAGTTCATCAAGCAAACCATTGCCCAGCTTGGTGAAAATATTCAGGTGCGTCGCTTTATCAACTTTGCCCTCCCAGAAGGCCAACAAGGTGTTGTAGACAGCTACATTCACACTGGTGGTCGCGTTGGTGTTTTGGTGGAACTTAACGCCCAAACTGAGACAGCTGCTCAGAATGAAGAGTTTCAAACTCTGGCTAAGAATGCAGCGATGCAAGTTGCAGCTTGTCCCAATGTGGAGTATGTCAGCGTAGACGAAATTCCAGCCGAGTTTGCCCAAAAAGAAACCGAAATTGAAATGGGTCGGGATGATTTGGGTAACAAACCACAGAATATAAAAGAAAAAATTGTTCAGGGACGGATTGAAAAACGCCTCAAAGAATTAACTTTGTTGGATCAGCCTTTCATCCGTGATCAAAGCATTTCTGTGGAAGACTTGGTAAAACAAGTTAAAACCAAAGTCGGCGAAGATATCAAAGTTAATCGCTTTGTGCGCTATATCCTGGGTGAAGGCATTGAGAAGCAAGAAATTAGTTTTGCTGAAGAAGTTGCTGCACAAATGGGTAGTAAGTAACTTTAGTTAGAAGTTAGGA
The window above is part of the Nodularia spumigena CCY9414 genome. Proteins encoded here:
- the tsf gene encoding translation elongation factor Ts; amino-acid sequence: MAEISAKLVQELRQKTGAGMMDCKKALKENDGDIEKAIEWLRQKGIASAGKKSDRIAAEGLVDTYIQPGGRVGVLIEVNCQTDFVARNEAFKALVKNLAQQATTADSVESLLAQPYIEETSVTVDQFIKQTIAQLGENIQVRRFINFALPEGQQGVVDSYIHTGGRVGVLVELNAQTETAAQNEEFQTLAKNAAMQVAACPNVEYVSVDEIPAEFAQKETEIEMGRDDLGNKPQNIKEKIVQGRIEKRLKELTLLDQPFIRDQSISVEDLVKQVKTKVGEDIKVNRFVRYILGEGIEKQEISFAEEVAAQMGSK